From Sphingopyxis sp. USTB-05, the proteins below share one genomic window:
- a CDS encoding nuclease-related domain-containing protein, whose amino-acid sequence MAADKTVPPDDISEAAMVAAIPGFGLSKLAEYAQRLGQDPDPRSTLRETQQALLRFLAVREPAAFLARTGLYVIEQSSRTSTDIIFEQSEAELLQGLALTVANAPPVPTAPNSLVRGWDLAQRNLRAFANVTGETIDPNDPITRIVAQARVQTLYYRNFFSSDDAKDILPTLLQPLDRLSLERLGYLLSDLAAALFDLLEKIGSRISDFDAATEFWHGRVDEAKLSAVLEAVPMLKRAWRFSEGRPTASRSQCAFQLSEMAWAPIFTFSQSELRQWYGDPIAEALTRLSLRFGDLAEFDLEKLYLDSPVREQPFVRLDNDALFLPIPGLLVSFPFLIIERLIRGDAALEASYSAARARYLEDAAEKIFRTALPSAKIYHPVRWKDPDTGAVFENDLFVMLGNHIFLIESKSGKVKAASRRGGPDSLRKNFKQLYVEPGIQARRLEALLRKGSEAANLLRDGKGRPLDIDLSRPVIVHSFGVCLEHFAAITSNREQFETLGLIEPDEPWSPILSLGELRMIAAHLDTEVSFFHYLTRRATIEEQISFHGDEQDLLSMYLVNGFQLDADALAGRQVRFGMADAPVRGPKVAREDRTEFATPGVELPSSWRRVAAELYASDNRNRFDMLETIMNQHPGALAGLEKRARSYRSGARGGADDLAVMRYKIGDRTFVLAQLLSRKQFESEMDWHEHAREIAGGLQSQFGATECVVVLRARKSRAAFDAISFFRMVRRRRLP is encoded by the coding sequence ATGGCCGCCGACAAGACTGTTCCACCCGACGATATTAGCGAAGCCGCGATGGTGGCCGCCATACCCGGCTTTGGCCTTTCAAAACTGGCGGAATATGCCCAACGCCTTGGACAAGATCCCGACCCTCGCAGCACGCTTCGGGAAACGCAGCAAGCGTTGCTCCGTTTTCTTGCGGTTCGCGAGCCCGCCGCTTTCCTAGCGCGCACCGGCCTTTATGTAATTGAGCAGAGCTCGCGGACTTCCACGGATATAATCTTTGAACAATCCGAGGCTGAACTCCTCCAAGGCCTCGCTCTCACCGTGGCGAACGCGCCCCCAGTACCAACTGCTCCCAACTCTTTGGTTCGCGGCTGGGACTTGGCGCAGCGCAATCTGCGCGCCTTCGCCAATGTTACTGGCGAGACTATTGATCCGAACGATCCGATTACGCGCATCGTTGCCCAAGCAAGAGTTCAGACGCTCTACTATCGAAACTTCTTCAGCAGCGACGACGCCAAGGACATTTTGCCAACCCTGCTGCAGCCGCTTGATCGCCTGTCATTGGAACGTCTCGGCTATCTTCTTTCAGACCTCGCAGCGGCGTTGTTCGATCTCTTAGAGAAAATCGGGAGTCGTATCAGTGATTTCGATGCGGCTACGGAATTTTGGCACGGACGCGTCGACGAGGCCAAGCTTTCGGCGGTTCTGGAGGCGGTCCCGATGCTCAAGCGGGCTTGGCGCTTTTCGGAAGGACGTCCGACAGCCTCGCGAAGCCAATGCGCGTTCCAGCTTAGCGAAATGGCGTGGGCGCCGATTTTTACTTTCTCCCAGAGCGAGCTTCGGCAGTGGTACGGCGACCCAATCGCTGAGGCGCTGACGCGCTTGTCGCTTCGGTTCGGTGACCTCGCGGAGTTTGATCTCGAAAAGCTGTACCTCGATAGTCCGGTCCGTGAACAACCATTTGTCCGGCTCGATAATGACGCGCTGTTCCTTCCCATACCCGGTCTGCTTGTCAGCTTTCCCTTTCTGATTATCGAACGCCTCATTCGTGGTGATGCGGCACTCGAAGCTTCATATTCCGCCGCGCGCGCCCGATATCTAGAGGATGCAGCTGAAAAGATTTTTCGAACCGCACTCCCATCAGCCAAAATCTACCATCCTGTGCGATGGAAGGATCCAGATACCGGCGCTGTGTTCGAAAACGATCTCTTCGTCATGCTCGGCAACCACATATTTCTGATCGAATCGAAGTCCGGAAAGGTCAAAGCAGCTTCGCGTCGCGGCGGCCCGGACAGCTTGCGAAAGAACTTTAAGCAGCTCTACGTGGAGCCCGGTATTCAGGCCCGTCGGCTAGAGGCCCTCTTGCGCAAGGGCTCCGAGGCGGCGAACCTCTTGCGCGACGGAAAAGGACGGCCGTTAGATATTGATCTATCCCGCCCCGTGATCGTCCACAGCTTCGGTGTCTGTCTCGAACATTTTGCGGCAATTACGAGCAATCGGGAGCAGTTCGAAACGCTCGGCCTGATTGAGCCCGACGAACCTTGGTCTCCGATCCTGTCTCTCGGCGAGCTGAGAATGATCGCCGCTCATCTCGATACAGAGGTTTCATTCTTTCATTATCTGACCCGTCGCGCGACCATAGAAGAACAAATCAGCTTCCATGGCGATGAGCAAGATTTGCTATCCATGTACCTTGTTAACGGCTTCCAGCTTGATGCAGACGCGCTCGCTGGCCGACAGGTTAGATTTGGCATGGCTGACGCGCCAGTGCGGGGGCCCAAGGTGGCGCGGGAGGACCGAACCGAATTTGCGACGCCGGGTGTTGAGCTGCCATCCTCGTGGCGGCGGGTCGCCGCCGAGCTTTACGCCAGCGATAATCGTAATCGTTTTGATATGCTCGAAACGATCATGAACCAGCATCCCGGGGCACTCGCCGGTCTTGAGAAGCGAGCGCGAAGTTACCGTTCTGGTGCGCGAGGTGGTGCCGATGACTTAGCTGTGATGCGCTACAAGATCGGCGATCGCACCTTTGTCCTCGCGCAACTTCTAAGTAGGAAGCAGTTCGAGTCAGAGATGGACTGGCATGAACATGCTCGCGAGATCGCTGGCGGGCTTCAAAGTCAATTCGGCGCGACCGAGTGCGTCGTCGTGCTGCGGGCTCGAAAGTCGCGAGCGGCATTTGACGCGATCAGCTTCTTTCGCATGGTGAGGCGGCGCCGGTTGCCATAA
- the ppdK gene encoding pyruvate, phosphate dikinase: MTKMVHLFGGAATTAERSKELLGGKGSNLAEMASIGLPVPPGFTITTDVCTAYYANGEQFPAGLVGDVAAGIAHIEGITGKKFGDAADPLLVSVRSGARVSMPGMMDTVLNLGLNDRTVVGLSEASGDPRFAWDSYRRFVQMYADVVMGLDHAEFEEALEIAKEDKGFYLDTEMSAEDWQALVKEYQAIVERETGAPFPQEPNDQLWGAVGAVFASWESDRAKVYRRLNAIPGEWGTAVNVQAMVFGNMGDTSATGVAFTRDPATGERAWYGEWLINAQGEDVVAGIRTPQYLTKIARENAGAKPLSMEEAMPETFTELGRVFDTLETHYRDMQDIEFTVERGTLWMLQTRSGKRTAKAALKIAVDMAAEGLITEEEAVGRVDPGALDQLLHPTLDPNASRDVLTKGLPASPGAASGKIMFDADSAEKAAAMGEAVILVRVETSPEDIHGMHAAKGILTARGGMTSHAAVVARGMGRPCVSGAGGLSIDGNARVLRVAGRELREGDILTLDGSTGEVMAGEVPTLLPELVGDFGTLMGWADKVRRMKVRTNAETPQDAQVARDFGAEGIGLCRTEHMFFDAARITAVREMILADSEDGRRAALAKLLPEQRGDFAAIFGVMAGLPVTIRLLDPPLHEFLPTREEDFADVAEAAGVGIEALKARANELHEFNPMLGHRGCRLGVTYPEIYEMQARAIFEAACDVAAETGAAPIPEVMIPLVATRREFDLMKAVVDTQAKAVFAEKGREIAYLVGTMIELPRAALMAGEIAETAEFFSFGTNDLTQTTIGISRDDAGRFLTQYVDKGIFLTDPFVSLDVEGVGQLIEIAADRGRATRPAVKLGICGEHGGDAPSIHFCEKTGLDYVSASPYRVPIARLAAAQAALKRG, translated from the coding sequence ATGACGAAGATGGTGCATTTGTTCGGCGGCGCGGCCACGACGGCCGAGCGCTCGAAGGAATTGCTGGGCGGCAAAGGTTCGAACCTCGCCGAAATGGCCTCGATCGGCTTGCCGGTGCCCCCGGGCTTTACGATCACCACTGACGTCTGCACCGCATATTACGCCAATGGCGAGCAATTCCCGGCCGGGCTGGTCGGGGATGTCGCGGCGGGTATCGCGCATATCGAGGGCATCACGGGCAAGAAGTTCGGCGATGCCGCCGACCCGCTTCTTGTGTCGGTCCGTTCGGGCGCGCGCGTGTCGATGCCTGGCATGATGGACACCGTGCTTAACCTCGGGCTCAACGACCGCACGGTCGTCGGCCTGTCCGAAGCCTCTGGCGATCCGCGCTTCGCATGGGACAGCTATCGCCGCTTCGTCCAGATGTACGCCGACGTCGTCATGGGGCTCGACCATGCCGAGTTCGAAGAGGCGCTGGAAATCGCCAAGGAAGACAAAGGCTTTTACCTCGACACCGAGATGTCGGCCGAAGACTGGCAGGCGCTGGTCAAGGAATATCAGGCGATCGTCGAGCGCGAGACCGGCGCACCATTCCCCCAGGAACCGAACGACCAGCTTTGGGGCGCCGTCGGCGCCGTCTTCGCAAGCTGGGAAAGCGACCGCGCGAAAGTCTATCGCCGCCTGAACGCGATCCCCGGCGAATGGGGCACCGCGGTCAATGTGCAGGCGATGGTGTTCGGCAACATGGGCGACACCTCGGCAACGGGCGTGGCGTTCACGCGCGACCCGGCGACCGGTGAGCGCGCCTGGTACGGCGAATGGCTGATCAACGCGCAGGGTGAGGACGTCGTCGCGGGCATCCGCACGCCGCAATATCTGACCAAGATCGCGCGCGAGAATGCCGGTGCCAAGCCGCTGAGCATGGAAGAGGCGATGCCCGAGACCTTCACGGAACTCGGCCGCGTCTTCGATACGCTGGAAACACACTACCGCGACATGCAGGACATCGAGTTCACCGTCGAACGCGGGACGCTTTGGATGTTGCAGACGCGCTCGGGCAAGCGGACCGCAAAGGCCGCGCTCAAGATCGCGGTCGATATGGCGGCCGAGGGGCTGATCACCGAAGAAGAAGCCGTCGGCCGCGTCGATCCGGGCGCGCTCGACCAGCTTCTCCACCCGACGCTCGACCCCAATGCATCGCGCGACGTGCTGACGAAGGGGCTTCCCGCAAGCCCCGGCGCGGCGTCGGGCAAGATCATGTTCGACGCCGACAGCGCCGAAAAGGCGGCAGCGATGGGCGAGGCGGTGATCTTGGTTCGCGTCGAAACCAGCCCCGAGGATATTCACGGAATGCACGCCGCAAAGGGCATATTGACCGCCCGCGGCGGGATGACCAGTCATGCGGCAGTCGTCGCACGCGGCATGGGGCGTCCCTGCGTCTCGGGCGCAGGCGGGCTGTCGATCGACGGCAATGCGCGCGTGTTGCGCGTTGCGGGACGCGAACTGCGCGAGGGCGACATATTGACGCTCGACGGTTCGACCGGCGAAGTGATGGCGGGCGAGGTCCCGACCTTGCTCCCCGAACTGGTCGGTGACTTCGGTACCTTGATGGGCTGGGCCGACAAGGTCCGCCGCATGAAGGTCCGCACCAACGCCGAAACGCCGCAGGATGCGCAGGTCGCGCGCGATTTCGGCGCCGAGGGTATCGGTCTGTGCCGCACCGAGCATATGTTCTTCGACGCTGCGCGCATCACGGCGGTGCGTGAGATGATCCTGGCGGACAGCGAGGACGGCCGCCGTGCGGCGCTCGCCAAGCTACTGCCCGAACAGCGCGGCGATTTTGCTGCGATCTTCGGCGTGATGGCGGGGCTTCCCGTGACGATCCGTCTGCTCGATCCGCCGCTCCACGAATTCCTGCCGACGCGTGAGGAAGATTTCGCCGATGTTGCCGAGGCCGCGGGAGTGGGGATCGAAGCGCTGAAGGCGCGTGCGAACGAACTTCATGAATTCAACCCGATGCTCGGTCACCGCGGCTGCCGCCTCGGCGTCACCTATCCCGAAATCTACGAGATGCAGGCCCGCGCAATCTTCGAGGCGGCGTGTGACGTTGCCGCCGAAACGGGCGCTGCGCCGATTCCCGAAGTGATGATCCCGCTGGTGGCGACGCGCCGCGAATTCGACTTGATGAAGGCAGTCGTCGACACCCAGGCGAAGGCGGTGTTCGCCGAAAAGGGGCGCGAGATCGCCTATCTCGTCGGCACGATGATCGAACTGCCCCGCGCTGCGCTGATGGCTGGCGAGATCGCGGAGACGGCCGAATTCTTCAGCTTTGGTACCAACGATCTGACTCAGACGACGATCGGCATCAGCCGCGATGACGCCGGGCGTTTCCTCACCCAATATGTGGACAAGGGGATTTTCCTGACCGACCCATTCGTCAGCCTTGACGTCGAGGGTGTCGGTCAGCTCATCGAGATCGCGGCGGATCGCGGCCGCGCCACGCGTCCGGCGGTCAAGCTAGGCATTTGCGGCGAGCATGGCGGCGATGCGCCGAGCATCCATTTCTGCGAAAAGACGGGCCTCGACTATGTCAGTGCCTCGCCCTACCGTGTGCCCATCGCACGTCTGGCGGCAGCTCAGGCGGCGCTTAAAAGGGGGTAG
- a CDS encoding DUF1254 domain-containing protein — MRKWLGPILLGLVFAAATAWAAIAYIPYGLMNVAMDRLGQGGVNSMSYGNLATPERQPVVRPSPDLAYSSCPYDLSKGPVAIDVAPAPGRYSSLSLFDAATDVIFVRNDVEAGGKPYRIIVARQGQAVPAGAEIVRTSHDRGIALIRLLLKDPTEIGALDAVRRQSSCRTVTNPK; from the coding sequence ATGCGCAAATGGCTTGGTCCCATCCTCCTCGGCCTGGTCTTCGCAGCGGCGACGGCATGGGCGGCGATCGCATATATTCCCTATGGGCTGATGAATGTCGCGATGGACCGGCTGGGGCAGGGGGGCGTCAACAGCATGTCCTACGGCAATCTCGCGACGCCCGAGCGCCAGCCCGTCGTGCGGCCCAGTCCCGACCTTGCCTATTCGAGCTGTCCCTATGATCTGTCGAAGGGGCCGGTGGCCATCGACGTGGCGCCGGCACCGGGGCGTTACAGCTCGCTCAGCCTATTCGACGCCGCGACCGACGTCATCTTCGTGCGCAACGATGTCGAGGCGGGCGGCAAGCCATATCGAATCATCGTCGCACGTCAGGGGCAGGCTGTTCCCGCGGGCGCCGAAATTGTCCGTACGAGCCATGATCGCGGGATCGCGCTGATCCGGCTTCTGCTGAAAGATCCCACGGAAATTGGCGCCCTCGACGCGGTCCGCCGCCAATCGTCGTGCCGGACGGTCACAAATCCGAAATAG
- a CDS encoding TonB-dependent receptor — protein MMTKFELFARSGTAGIAIAAALAGASPGNAQQSEQIPQDSAAEASGETIVVTGSRIRRDPLDQDAPIAHIGQEDIAKTGLNSVNDVLQRLPSSGGGLNSKFNNSGNLGNPPDGGGVGAGAAEIDLRYLGSRRVLVLVDGIRYVNGASASGVPGSTDLNSIPESAIERIEVLQDGASAIYGSDAIAGVVNIITKRNQEGLRASAQVGGYGQGDGFTKSAQVSWGNGRGPTQIVVGANYVHQSGVLAGSRDISRFPAPYSDTCLDGGCSGFVPLGRFAVFGNDLTLRGPVIGRNPVYNAGNPTDPASDFKAFGDADRFNFGPFNYLQIPVERYGAFVNARQELSDSINFSVRGIWNQRKSKNQAAPLPFGFGVAAGLTPVLDAITVDASNPYNPFGVTLDSTNTDFVYRRFVEGGPRRFNQSVTTIYGVATLDGSFDVGGGKWYWDVNAAYGRNKAKQTMYGNINSDRLRRALGPVADCTGECVPFNIFGGVGSITQPMLDYVMFDQRDRSRQSTFSASANVTGSLFDLPGGPFGVAIGVEYRKLKGSFDPDPIVAAGFSSDIPALPTRGSYNVKEAYAELSAPILSDTPFFNLLELTGAVRWSDYSTSGSTTTLKGGVNWKPVQDLRLRASYAEGFRAPSIGELFGTQSRFDQSINDPCSTSTTAGQNWSNNTTVRANCIAQGVPTAGYAQANPQISVLVGGNQDLAPESSRSWIFGGVYSPGFIPGLSFEGNYYDIKIKGAIQSVNAEITLAQCVGQNDSDACALVTRAPGGQLTFVEGLLQNIAGIRTTGIDLNLTYRTQETSAGRFGFTWNNTILTKYDVIVPTADGRLVVSREGTEQGSPSQTFPKWKSVGILDWDGKSIGATLTGRYVSAIREPLADDNRMKARFYTDFQLRWFPEDAPDAFGFALGVNNLFNVKAPGCISCDLNNFDPTAYDLPGRYYYVRASFKM, from the coding sequence ATGATGACCAAGTTCGAGCTTTTTGCCCGGTCGGGAACGGCCGGCATCGCCATCGCAGCGGCCTTGGCAGGGGCTTCGCCCGGCAACGCACAGCAATCGGAACAAATACCGCAGGATAGTGCGGCGGAAGCGTCTGGCGAAACCATTGTCGTCACGGGCTCGCGCATCCGCCGCGACCCGCTCGATCAGGACGCCCCGATCGCCCACATCGGTCAGGAGGATATCGCAAAGACCGGCCTCAACTCGGTCAACGACGTGCTCCAGCGCCTGCCGAGTTCGGGCGGCGGTCTCAACAGCAAGTTCAACAACAGCGGCAACCTCGGCAACCCGCCCGACGGCGGCGGCGTCGGCGCCGGCGCGGCCGAAATCGACCTGCGCTATCTCGGGTCGCGCCGAGTCCTCGTGCTCGTCGACGGCATCCGTTATGTGAACGGCGCATCGGCCAGCGGCGTCCCCGGCTCGACCGACCTCAACTCAATCCCCGAAAGCGCGATCGAACGGATCGAAGTGCTGCAAGACGGGGCTTCGGCGATCTACGGCTCGGACGCGATCGCCGGCGTCGTCAACATCATCACCAAGCGCAACCAGGAAGGGCTTCGCGCCAGCGCGCAGGTCGGCGGCTATGGCCAGGGCGATGGCTTTACCAAGAGTGCGCAGGTCAGCTGGGGCAACGGCCGTGGGCCGACACAGATCGTCGTCGGCGCAAACTATGTCCATCAAAGCGGCGTCCTTGCCGGCAGCCGCGATATCTCGCGCTTCCCGGCGCCCTATTCGGACACCTGCCTTGACGGCGGCTGTTCGGGCTTCGTCCCGCTCGGCCGCTTCGCAGTTTTCGGCAACGACCTGACGCTGCGCGGCCCGGTAATCGGCCGCAATCCGGTCTATAACGCTGGAAATCCGACCGATCCGGCAAGCGATTTCAAGGCTTTCGGTGATGCGGACCGCTTCAATTTCGGCCCGTTCAACTATTTGCAAATCCCGGTCGAGCGATATGGCGCCTTCGTCAATGCCCGGCAGGAACTCAGCGACAGCATCAACTTCTCGGTCCGCGGCATATGGAATCAGCGCAAGTCGAAGAACCAGGCGGCCCCCCTGCCCTTCGGCTTCGGCGTTGCCGCGGGGCTGACGCCGGTGCTCGACGCGATCACCGTCGACGCCAGCAACCCCTATAATCCATTCGGGGTAACGCTCGATTCGACCAACACCGATTTCGTCTATCGTCGTTTCGTCGAGGGCGGCCCGCGTCGGTTCAATCAGTCGGTAACGACGATCTATGGCGTCGCGACGCTCGATGGCAGCTTCGATGTCGGCGGCGGCAAATGGTATTGGGACGTCAATGCCGCCTATGGCCGCAATAAGGCCAAGCAGACGATGTACGGCAATATCAACTCCGACCGCCTGCGCCGCGCGCTCGGGCCGGTCGCCGACTGTACCGGCGAATGCGTGCCCTTTAACATCTTCGGCGGGGTCGGCTCGATCACGCAGCCGATGCTCGACTATGTCATGTTCGACCAGCGTGATCGCAGCCGCCAGTCGACCTTCAGCGCCTCGGCGAACGTGACGGGCAGCCTGTTCGACCTGCCCGGCGGCCCGTTCGGGGTCGCGATCGGGGTCGAATATCGAAAACTGAAAGGCAGCTTCGACCCCGACCCGATCGTCGCGGCGGGCTTCAGCTCGGATATCCCGGCATTGCCGACGCGCGGCAGCTATAATGTCAAGGAAGCCTATGCCGAACTCAGCGCCCCGATCCTGTCCGATACGCCCTTCTTCAACCTGCTCGAATTGACTGGTGCCGTGCGCTGGTCGGATTATTCGACCTCGGGCTCGACGACGACGCTGAAGGGCGGCGTGAACTGGAAACCGGTACAGGATCTGCGCCTGCGCGCTTCTTATGCCGAGGGCTTCCGAGCGCCATCGATCGGCGAATTGTTCGGTACCCAGTCGCGCTTCGACCAGTCGATCAACGATCCCTGCTCTACCTCCACCACCGCGGGCCAGAACTGGAGTAACAACACGACCGTCCGCGCCAACTGCATCGCGCAAGGCGTACCGACCGCAGGCTATGCGCAGGCCAACCCGCAAATCTCGGTCCTTGTCGGCGGCAATCAGGATCTGGCACCCGAAAGCTCGCGTAGCTGGATCTTCGGCGGCGTTTATAGTCCGGGCTTTATTCCCGGCCTGTCGTTCGAGGGCAATTATTACGACATCAAGATCAAGGGCGCGATCCAGTCGGTGAATGCCGAAATCACGCTGGCGCAATGCGTCGGACAAAATGACTCCGATGCTTGCGCGCTCGTTACCCGCGCGCCGGGCGGCCAGCTTACCTTTGTCGAAGGGTTGCTCCAGAATATCGCCGGAATCCGAACCACAGGCATCGACCTCAACCTGACATATCGGACGCAGGAGACGTCCGCTGGCCGGTTCGGCTTTACCTGGAACAACACGATCCTGACCAAATATGATGTGATCGTGCCAACCGCCGACGGCCGCCTCGTCGTCAGCCGCGAGGGGACCGAGCAGGGCAGCCCCAGCCAGACTTTCCCGAAATGGAAATCGGTCGGCATCCTCGATTGGGACGGCAAATCGATCGGCGCGACGCTGACCGGCCGCTACGTTTCGGCGATCCGCGAACCGCTCGCCGACGACAATCGGATGAAGGCGCGCTTCTACACCGATTTCCAGCTGCGCTGGTTTCCGGAAGATGCGCCCGACGCATTCGGTTTTGCGCTCGGCGTGAACAATCTGTTCAACGTTAAGGCGCCCGGCTGCATCAGTTGCGACCTCAACAATTTCGATCCGACCGCTTACGACCTGCCTGGCCGCTACTACTACGTTCGCGCCAGCTTCAAGATGTAG
- a CDS encoding DUF1214 domain-containing protein produces the protein MKSWHRYAITLVGGLAVGLGGAWALTNGGLGDGGIRNGPWTTSLGYGTKATDPLTRAMVARSGLLALPAKETIYWMAKSDAAGAPLDGNCRYSLSGKPLDARWWSVTVYDDKGYLVDNPGRIWSVNGANVALDGKGEWRVTISPEKPADGAWLPGIKGQPFQLTLRMYNPGKAFRANPAKAALPRLVKEGC, from the coding sequence ATGAAGAGCTGGCACCGCTATGCTATCACTCTGGTGGGCGGATTAGCGGTGGGGCTCGGGGGCGCATGGGCGCTTACCAACGGCGGCCTTGGCGACGGAGGGATCCGGAACGGGCCGTGGACGACTTCGCTCGGTTACGGCACGAAGGCCACCGACCCGCTGACGCGCGCCATGGTCGCGCGCTCAGGCCTGCTCGCGCTGCCTGCCAAGGAAACCATCTATTGGATGGCGAAAAGCGATGCGGCCGGCGCGCCGCTCGACGGCAATTGCCGTTACAGCCTGTCGGGAAAGCCGCTCGATGCGCGCTGGTGGAGCGTGACGGTTTATGACGACAAAGGCTATCTCGTCGATAATCCGGGGCGCATATGGTCGGTCAACGGCGCCAATGTCGCGCTCGACGGCAAGGGCGAGTGGCGCGTCACCATATCGCCCGAAAAGCCCGCGGACGGTGCCTGGCTGCCCGGTATAAAGGGGCAGCCCTTCCAACTGACGCTTCGTATGTATAATCCCGGCAAGGCATTCCGTGCGAACCCGGCGAAGGCCGCGCTGCCGCGCCTCGTCAAGGAGGGGTGCTGA
- a CDS encoding excalibur calcium-binding domain-containing protein — protein MAPIYRGELGYREGLDADADGVACEPYRDNRTEFQ, from the coding sequence GTGGCTCCGATTTACCGGGGCGAACTGGGATACCGCGAAGGCTTAGACGCTGACGCGGACGGAGTAGCGTGTGAGCCCTACCGGGACAATAGGACAGAGTTTCAGTAA
- a CDS encoding CHAD domain-containing protein, which translates to MADEVELKLEIASEDAEKFAASDLLAGAAKSVRQISIYFDTPDHDVANAGFSLRIRRSGKKRIQTIKADGASAAGLFIRSEWDRAVESDTPVLDYATPLPSLLGDKVDAIIPAFEVEIDRRKWNIVEGDAIIELVLDRGQITVGDRRSPVCEIELELKAGDPAALFTFARRIDAIVPIRLGVLSKSERGYRLIQTAPSKVSAHAVTLGGDTTAGEALGLIVQSCIRQFRLNETLLLANRNADALHQARVALRRLRSAFSIFKPMIGDAAMDLRAELRWLASELGNARDLDVLLKRAEGGPLYERIAAMRETAYDQVCELLSATRARSLMFDVTAWIATANWSEEAGGERQANRPARDFAAKALDRYRRKVKRKGRNLAALDDEMRHEVRKSAKKLRYAAEFFTPLFERKGEKRRYKRFIKTLEALQDQLGALNDLATAPALLTRLGIAESPGADELGGNGKRARLVEAAADAYEDFIDTKRFW; encoded by the coding sequence ATGGCGGACGAGGTCGAGCTGAAACTCGAAATTGCGAGCGAAGACGCGGAAAAATTCGCTGCGTCGGATTTGCTGGCGGGCGCCGCCAAGAGCGTGCGCCAGATATCGATCTATTTCGATACGCCCGATCATGACGTCGCGAACGCTGGCTTTTCGCTCCGTATCCGCCGGTCGGGAAAGAAGCGGATACAGACGATCAAGGCGGATGGTGCCAGCGCCGCCGGCCTTTTCATTCGATCCGAATGGGATCGCGCGGTGGAAAGCGACACGCCGGTCCTCGACTATGCGACGCCGCTGCCATCGCTGCTCGGCGACAAGGTCGATGCCATCATCCCGGCCTTTGAAGTGGAGATCGACCGCCGAAAATGGAACATCGTCGAAGGCGACGCGATCATCGAACTGGTCCTCGATCGCGGCCAGATCACGGTCGGCGATCGCCGGTCGCCGGTGTGCGAGATCGAACTTGAGCTGAAGGCGGGCGATCCCGCCGCGCTTTTCACTTTCGCACGCCGGATCGACGCTATCGTGCCCATACGCCTTGGGGTCCTGAGCAAGTCGGAGCGCGGTTATCGGCTGATCCAGACGGCACCGTCAAAGGTTTCGGCGCATGCCGTGACACTCGGCGGCGACACCACGGCTGGAGAGGCGCTTGGGCTGATTGTGCAATCGTGCATCCGGCAGTTCCGGCTCAACGAAACCCTTCTGCTCGCCAACCGGAATGCGGACGCGTTGCATCAGGCACGCGTGGCGCTGCGCCGCCTTCGGTCGGCCTTCTCCATCTTCAAGCCGATGATCGGAGATGCGGCCATGGATTTGCGAGCGGAATTGCGTTGGCTGGCATCGGAACTGGGCAATGCGCGCGATCTCGACGTGCTGTTGAAGCGTGCCGAGGGTGGGCCGTTATATGAGCGGATCGCGGCGATGCGCGAAACCGCCTACGACCAGGTGTGTGAACTCCTCTCTGCCACGCGGGCGCGCTCGCTGATGTTCGATGTGACGGCGTGGATCGCGACGGCGAATTGGTCGGAGGAGGCTGGGGGTGAGCGTCAGGCCAACCGGCCAGCGCGCGACTTTGCGGCGAAGGCGCTCGATCGGTATCGGCGAAAGGTCAAACGCAAGGGACGCAATCTCGCCGCTCTCGATGATGAAATGCGGCATGAGGTACGGAAGAGTGCGAAGAAGCTGCGTTATGCAGCAGAGTTCTTCACCCCCTTGTTTGAGCGCAAAGGCGAGAAACGGCGGTACAAGCGCTTCATCAAGACGCTTGAGGCGTTGCAGGACCAGCTCGGCGCGCTCAACGATCTTGCGACCGCACCTGCTCTGTTGACCAGGCTTGGCATTGCGGAAAGCCCCGGCGCGGACGAATTGGGCGGCAATGGCAAGCGAGCAAGGCTCGTCGAAGCCGCAGCGGATGCGTATGAGGATTTCATCGACACCAAACGGTTCTGGTAA